The following are encoded together in the Cyanobacterium aponinum PCC 10605 genome:
- a CDS encoding MBL fold metallo-hydrolase produces MIKRQEKFSAPEISFSCYPFGVGHYTEGVALQLTLGNYRLLLDCGVEDISLLVNQDQPPFDWVFCTHAHQDHARGLLALHKCYPNLPIYTSDVTGKLLPLNWLDKKDSASISFPQVLPWRSPFHLQSDLTVELYPAGHLPGASAFLFQYHHRDRVYKIFYTGDFCLSNLQLVEGLSLDSLRGLNPDILIIEGSYGTARHPHRRHQEKQLMARIKTAIESQVNVIMPVPTFGLGQELLKLLRSHHEFTGRNLDIWVDGDLASACDLYLDLISYFPENVQNFAKHQPLFWDDKIKPRMRRVTKNTARHQLIVEPSIVLTDKISHLQEYCQDNGQKWLILISEQSKIKQTDEFKSLTQKYDPERIIIEDYLLAEHSDGRNTTQLIHNLRPQHIIFVHGLPNYLADLTSLEELQNRYQLHSPAVGVKVDLPIGAQFMQPKITTQNNYEGELNETGAYVTITLPEQINKDPRWQNFADTGLIEARWQGEELVLRGLSQRELLQQNSLLRRQLNPESCGNCRHFDNQHCHNQESPLNGFTVPHDGYCPLFEVDDI; encoded by the coding sequence ATGATTAAGCGGCAAGAAAAATTTTCCGCACCTGAAATTAGCTTTTCTTGTTATCCCTTTGGTGTTGGGCATTACACCGAGGGGGTTGCCTTACAACTGACTCTGGGTAATTATAGACTATTACTTGATTGTGGTGTTGAAGATATTAGCTTATTAGTTAATCAAGATCAACCTCCTTTTGATTGGGTGTTTTGTACCCATGCCCATCAGGATCATGCTCGTGGCTTACTTGCTCTACATAAGTGTTACCCAAATTTGCCCATTTATACCAGTGATGTCACAGGAAAGTTATTACCCCTTAATTGGTTGGATAAAAAGGATTCTGCTTCCATTTCTTTTCCTCAAGTGTTACCATGGCGATCGCCTTTTCATTTACAATCAGATTTAACGGTAGAATTGTATCCTGCGGGTCACTTACCCGGTGCATCGGCTTTCTTGTTTCAATATCATCACCGAGATAGAGTTTATAAAATTTTCTATACAGGAGATTTTTGTCTTTCCAATTTACAGTTGGTAGAGGGGTTATCTCTGGATAGTTTACGGGGTTTGAATCCTGATATACTAATTATTGAAGGAAGTTATGGCACAGCTAGACATCCCCATCGTCGTCACCAAGAAAAACAGTTGATGGCAAGAATAAAAACTGCGATCGAATCTCAGGTTAATGTTATTATGCCTGTACCTACCTTTGGTTTGGGACAAGAATTATTGAAATTATTGCGATCGCATCATGAATTTACAGGAAGAAACCTTGATATATGGGTAGATGGAGACTTAGCCTCAGCTTGTGACTTATATTTAGATTTAATTAGCTATTTCCCCGAAAATGTTCAGAATTTTGCTAAACATCAACCTCTTTTTTGGGACGATAAAATAAAACCCCGCATGAGACGAGTAACAAAAAATACTGCCCGTCATCAATTAATTGTTGAACCAAGTATCGTTTTAACAGATAAAATAAGTCACTTACAGGAATATTGTCAAGATAATGGACAAAAATGGCTGATATTAATTTCAGAACAGTCAAAAATCAAGCAAACTGATGAATTTAAGTCACTAACTCAAAAATATGATCCAGAAAGAATCATTATCGAAGACTATCTTTTAGCAGAACATAGCGACGGCAGAAATACAACTCAACTCATTCATAACTTACGCCCCCAACATATTATATTTGTTCATGGTTTACCCAATTACCTAGCAGATTTAACCAGTTTAGAGGAATTACAAAATCGCTATCAACTCCATTCTCCTGCTGTTGGGGTAAAAGTCGATTTACCCATTGGCGCCCAATTCATGCAACCAAAAATCACCACTCAAAATAACTATGAAGGGGAATTGAACGAAACAGGGGCTTATGTTACTATTACCTTACCAGAACAAATTAATAAAGATCCTCGATGGCAAAATTTCGCCGACACGGGCTTAATTGAAGCAAGATGGCAAGGGGAAGAGTTAGTTTTAAGGGGATTATCTCAACGGGAATTGCTACAGCAAAATAGTCTCTTAAGAAGACAACTCAATCCAGAATCCTGCGGTAACTGTCGTCATTTTGATAATCAACATTGCCATAATCAAGAATCTCCTCTTAATGGCTTTACTGTGCCTCATGATGGTTATTGTCCTCTATTTGAAGTTGATGATATTTAG
- a CDS encoding NAD(P)/FAD-dependent oxidoreductase — protein MRLSSKNLDTRLDTVYDAIVVGGGMGGLSAAIYLARYGLKCLVIEKGKGRSMWMQDLRNYVGLDPDTPGRDIINHGTKQAVDWGADHLRGYVEDVTDEGDTFAVKVKVGKKDSIYPVFRSKYLIAASGVIDVLPELDDMQNVYDYAGYTLHVCMICDGFDMWDQKAVLIVGKESQINAAFVLNWFTPYITVLTHGLCTVSDEMKQKLAEHGYPLYESAIARFVGEDHKMQGVELVDGTFIEATTGLINMGSIYHNHYLKGIEGLEWDGENLVTNEMAQTSHDRIFALGDLKKGLNQVSVAVADGTLAATQIWRNIRRQSPPRKWESNLSTTIQ, from the coding sequence ATGAGATTATCCAGCAAAAATTTAGATACTCGTTTAGATACGGTTTATGATGCCATTGTGGTTGGTGGTGGCATGGGAGGTTTATCTGCGGCTATCTACTTAGCTAGGTATGGTTTAAAATGTCTAGTCATCGAAAAGGGTAAAGGGCGCTCAATGTGGATGCAGGATTTACGTAATTATGTAGGTCTTGACCCAGATACCCCCGGTAGAGATATTATTAATCATGGCACGAAACAAGCTGTTGATTGGGGTGCAGATCATTTAAGGGGATATGTGGAAGATGTCACAGACGAGGGGGATACTTTTGCTGTTAAGGTTAAGGTGGGCAAGAAAGACAGTATCTATCCTGTTTTCCGCAGTAAGTATTTAATTGCCGCTTCAGGGGTGATTGATGTTTTACCCGAATTAGATGATATGCAAAATGTTTATGATTATGCTGGATACACTCTCCATGTGTGCATGATTTGTGATGGTTTTGATATGTGGGATCAAAAAGCCGTTTTAATTGTTGGTAAAGAGTCCCAGATAAATGCGGCATTTGTACTCAATTGGTTTACTCCTTATATTACTGTTTTAACTCATGGTTTATGCACTGTTAGCGATGAAATGAAACAGAAATTGGCGGAGCATGGTTATCCTCTCTATGAAAGTGCGATCGCACGTTTTGTGGGAGAAGATCATAAAATGCAAGGGGTAGAATTAGTTGATGGAACTTTTATTGAGGCAACCACAGGTTTAATTAATATGGGTTCAATTTATCATAACCACTACCTCAAAGGTATAGAAGGCTTAGAGTGGGATGGAGAAAATCTTGTCACCAATGAGATGGCACAAACAAGCCACGATCGCATCTTTGCGTTAGGAGACTTGAAAAAAGGCTTAAATCAAGTGTCTGTTGCCGTAGCAGATGGAACTTTAGCCGCTACTCAAATTTGGCGTAATATTCGCCGTCAATCTCCTCCGAGAAAATGGGAGAGTAATTTATCTACCACAATCCAATAA